From a single Syngnathus scovelli strain Florida chromosome 2, RoL_Ssco_1.2, whole genome shotgun sequence genomic region:
- the ncoa6 gene encoding nuclear receptor coactivator 6 isoform X5, with product MSTGRIYFQKNYVCIKRLQRHSQTKRRMAHQGTPAQLSQRAEEDLERESDSDWDSGVGDEIDSCHRSPETEEDNHNDATEGTSGAGAHSTVFVAFQGNMEDEDFKMKLDTVLSGIPNMLDMDSKTLQPQHVEPWNSVRVTFNIPRDAAERLRLLAQNHQQQLRELGILSVQIEGEGAINVAGGPNRGQEVRVNGPIGAAGQMRMDVGFPSQPGQAGVRMSNPSMVPPGSGMTGQALVPGNSGQMHPRVARPASQTDVMDPMMPGMSVQQQQQLQHQQPGPHGPIPPQAAHHMQALQAGRPINPAALQQLQQQHHQQQQAQQQAQLSQLGARTPFNPQGQMAIPPGWNPSGVLQTPAAQGGPAWRKPPPQAQMVQRPPSLTTVQTPSHPPPPYPFGSQQAGQVFNAMGQGQLQQQQQQQQMAMGQFAAPQPKVPQVGPGSVVGPPRPPPPIPPTSGPQGNLTAKSPGSSSSPFQQGSPGTPPMMAQRPTTPQGFPQGVGSPGRAALNQQGNMQQGFIGMPQHGQPGAQVHPGIPKRPMAYPTQNFAQGQVGTGMPGAPGGGSNQQLQSSQTLTHTGVQQPSSTPNSIHAQPNVMGVQSGHPGQSPGTATGPSMTQQQQPGLQTPILGLQHQAQPVSSSPSQMVQGQGGGQTVLSRPLSQGQRGGMTPPKQMMPQQGQGVIHGQGQMVGGQGHQAMLLQQQQQQQQQQQNSMMEQMVVNQMQGNKQPFGGKIPSGVMPGQMMRGPSPNVPGNMPQFQGQVGPQQMTPQQQMAHLQQQQQLQQQHQLQQQQQQQQQLQQQQHHHQQMNQQQPQQVPLSVNPNQMMGMHGQQLRLPAGHPLIQQQLQQQQLQQQQKQQQQVMLQQQQQQQQQQQTAQAHPHQLGDPSSGTGDLGVQQMVPDMQVQQAQGMMGGPQHMQMGNGHFAGHGMNFNSQFPAQVPMGGPCAQAGGFPVSKDVTLTSPLLVNLLQSDISASQFGPGGKQAGGNNQVKPKKKKPARKKKPKDGEGPQQIEGPGMDVTGTMEDSDLQNFGGEPSLGLDNSGTKLADFPNRPAGDQRILQQVPMQFMQQQQQQQQQQQQQQPQQQQQQIQHMQQQIQQQQQQQIQQHQQQIQQQQIQQQQQQQQQIQQQQQIQQQQQIQQQQQIQQQQQIQQQQQIQQQQQQQQQQQQIQQQQHIQQQQQMQQQLQQQQMQQQQMQQLQMQGLQNPQGQQGMTGPQTPAQGQSQVHHQLQQQQGQQQHLQQQQQQQMLMMLKMQQEQKNRMAIAPGGQLPPRVVGNQPEAQRLPVSQQGNMPVMISLQGHAGLAPSPDKTRGMPLIINPQLAGTARRMSLPDPGQGPQSTGSDETTSGIHPKQDRPSGAEMAMQSGNGTQQMMANQGSTTHVMKQGPVPSSVAQHTGASPQQQLPTQPQQGAPISGIHFPNVSTTSQSSRPKTPNRASPRPYHHPLTPTNRPPSTEPSEINLSPERLNASIAGLFPPKINIPLPPRQANLNRGFDQQGLNPTTLKAIGQAPPNLTLPGNNSNSGSGGNNASNSQPPFSTGAGGGGAKPDKQSGGQSKRASPSNSRRSSPASSRKSTTPSPGRQKGPKVAITCPPQPQQLVNAQGQTMMLSPTSVTPNSVSQLSGSMETQQTQSPFHGLQGNPPEGSREGQIMMASEQRQVSQPQPHPQPVRELSAPRMTSPRPSAPQQPKSDLELQAADRQSTLKAPLPESGGTVAVRSAPTSLNQLLDVANKPLRPVHGNAVRDVMTKDSPKSAMDTERQLQLSAEMPAPVATSATLTESDTKAKPPLSTTTSSHSMQPNVTFNTTPSSNDNPLSSPGITSTLSTTTSLCSTFTNTNVVQSVSPKPATSTPGSHPLAVSSGSNTSCSPSQASVMLKSGTGSKPITSVHSVIQIPASSSSISSNQITVFVTPNPMTSAPTSQVPASIVSTMVALPNKNIRPQDIRHQTPVTRPAQFITTTPVLFNPIFQVPSTSVSPNTTVVSQSVTMMGPIQVSTANIQLSTAPSSTQSSGANISASQLARSTVGHLQTVTSVSSATPIGAHSTPQQINHKTENVVEAQKSSPPVSQPALPSPSTSSSFQAPIASPPCSSPNSMNAVRKGLVSAAPTAQIKSKPLQVTIALSGTADSQIPAQVSIVAAPPQVLHPSASPVVPTEPSVAQTTAATPNLTTPSISSFVSVPAQVTVPPQAPLPPTTVLSNFTQAATSPNPITSVVGTTTVASSMTLLSTGSPVQNPVSSLVPIVAKPGLIQENPPANSSAATASRVLSQTGPGSFEPTVTQAVAPAETIQTTPESVQQDVSQEPVAVAKTSDEVLPSPDPGWAKKRKTPINLVPRAAVEKPKGPSRRSSRAEKEVEEEPVTESAVRKRSARPGTTAAAVVKETGASPTQAKRRKSK from the exons ATGTCGACAGGTCGAATTTATTTTCAGAAAAACTATGTGTG CATAAAACGGCTTCAACGCCACTCCCAGACAAAGAGGAGAATGGCTCATCAAGGCACTCCAGCTCAGCTATCCCAACGGGCCGAGGAGGACCTGGAGCGTGAGAGTGACTCAGATTGGGACTCTGGTGTCGGCGATGAGATTGACAGTTGCCACAGAAGCCCTGAGACTGAAGAGGACAACCACAATGATGCCACAGAAGGCACAAGTGGGGCAGGAGCGCATTCTACTGTTTTTGTTGCCTTTCAAGGAAATATGGAAGACGAAGACTTCAAAATGAAACTTGACACTGTGCTCAGTGGTATACCCAATATGCTTGATATGG ACTCAAAGACGCTTCAGCCACAGCATGTCGAGCCGTGGAACAGCGTGCGTGTTACCTTCAACATTCCACGGGATGCTGCTGAACGACTGAGACTGCTGGCTCAGAACCACCAGCAGCAGCTCCGAGAACTGGGAATTCTTTCAGTGCAAATCGAAG GAGAGGGGGCCATCAACGTTGCAGGGGGACCAAATCGAGGACAAGAAGTCCGAGTTAATGGACCAATTGGAGCCGCTGGCCAAATGAGAATGGATGTGGGGTTTCCAAGTCAGCCTGGTCAAG CAGGAGTGAGGATGTCAAATCCTTCCATGGTCCCCCCAGGCTCAGGCATGACAGGTCAAGCTCTGGTGCCAGGTAATAGTGGACAGATGCATCCACGTGTCGCAAGACCAGCTTCACAGACAG ATGTCATGGATCCAATGATGCCAGGCATGTCagttcagcagcagcagcagcttcagCATCAACAGCCTGGTCCCCATGGCCCCATTCCTCCCCAGGCTGCCCATCACATGCAGGCTTTGCAGGCTGGCAGACCAATCAACCCTGCTGCTTTACAGCAACTTCAACAACAACATCACCAACAGCAACAGGCCCAACAGCAAGCGCAACTCTCTCAGCTTGGAGCCAGAACCCCATTCAACCCACAAGGCCAAATGGCTATACCTCCTGGCTGGAACCCCTCTGGAGTCCTCCAGACACCAGCTGCCCAAGGAGGTCCTGCTTGGAGGAAGCCTCCACCTCAAGCTCAGATGGTTCAACGCCCTCCCTCCCTTACTACAGTTCAGACGCCCAGTCACCCGCCACCACCTTATCCATTTGGTAGCCAACAGGCAGGTCAGGTATTCAATGCTATGGGACAAGGAcagttgcagcagcagcagcagcaacaacagatGGCAATGGGCCAATTTGCTGCTCCTCAGCCTAAAGTTCCACAGGTTGGCCCTGGTAGTGTCGTAGGACCACCGAGACCTCCTCCACCCATTCCACCTACAAGTGGCCCCCAAGGGAATCTCACTGCCAAATCACCGGGGTCTTCATCATCTCCTTTTCAACAGGGTTCACCTGGAACTCCCCCAATGATGGCTCAGAGGCCTACAACTCCGCAGGGTTTTCCACAGGGTGTTGGCTCACCAGGAAGAGCAGCCCTCAACCAACAAGGTAACATGCAACAAGGATTCATCGGAATGCCCCAACACGGACAACCAGGAGCACAAGTTCATCCAG GTATACCGAAACggccaatggcctatccaacccAAAACTTTGCTCAAGGGCAGGTGGGCACCGGCATGCCAGGTGCTCCCGGTGGAGGATCTAATCAGCAGCTACAGAGCAGCCAAACATTGACCCATACAG GAGTCCAGCAGCCATCCTCCACACCAAATTCAATCCATGCCCAACCCAACGTTATGGGTGTACAAAGTGGCCATCCAGGTCAGTCCCCAGGTACAGCTACTGGGCCTAGCATGACCCAGCAACAGCAGCCAGGCCTTCAGACCCCGATCTTAGGCCTCCAGCATCAGGCCCAACCCGTGTCCTCCTCCCCCAGCCAGATGGTTCAAGGCCAGGGTGGAGGTCAGACTGTCCTCTCAAGGCCCCTCAGTCAAGGGCAGAGAGGGGGGATGACCCCACCCAAGCAAATGATGCCTCAGCAAGGCCAGGGGGTGATTCATGGGCAGGGTCAGATGGTTGGAGGCCAAGGGCATCAGGCAATGCTcctgcaacaacagcagcagcagcagcagcaacaacagaaTTCCATGATGGAACAAATGGTCGTAAACCAAATGCAAGGAAACAAACagccatttggaggaaaaataCCTTCTGGGGTCATGCCTGGCCAGATGATGCGGGGCCCctcaccaaacgttccaggcaaCATGCCTCAGTTCCAGGGCCAGGTTGGCCCACAGCAGATGACACCGCAACAGCAAATGGCCCAtctccaacaacaacaacagttaCAACAGCAGCATCAactgcaacagcagcagcagcagcaacaacagcttcAGCAACAGCAACACCACCACCAGCAGATGAATCAGCAGCAGCCTCAACAGGTTCCACTTAGTGTCAATCCTAATCAAATGATGGGTATGCATGGGCAACAGTTGAGGCTTCCTGCTGGTCATCCTCTTATCCAACAACAGTTGCAACAGCAGCAgttacagcagcagcagaaacagcagcagcaagtaATGTTacaacagcaacagcagcagcaacaacaacaacagacagCTCAAGCACACCCACATCAATTGGGAGATCCCAGTAGTGGGACAGGCGATTTGGGGGTCCAACAGATGGTCCCTGATATGCAGGTACAGCAGGCACAAGGCATGATGGGGGGCCCTCAGCACATGCAAATGGGAAATGGACACTTTGCTGGTCATGGCATGAACTTTAACTCCCAATTCCCGGCTCAGGTTCCAATGGGGGGACCTTGTGCACAGGCAGGTGGTTTCCCTGTCAGTAAAGATGTAACATTGACAAGCCCCCTGCTGGTAAATCTGCTGCAGAGTGATATCTCAGCCAGCCAATTTGGACCAGGAGGAAAGCAAGCAGGCGGGAACAATCAGGTcaaacccaaaaaaaagaaacctgcACGAAAGAAGAAGCCAAAAGATGGAGAAGGGCCTCAGCAAATCGAGGGACCTGG TATGGATGTGACTGGTACTATGGAGGATTCGGACCTGCAAAATTTTGGTGGCGAACCGAGTTTAGGTCTGGACAACTCTGGTACAAAGCTCGCTGACTTTCCCAACAGGCCGGCAG GTGATCAAAGGATATTGCAGCAGGTACCGATGCAATTcatgcagcaacagcagcagcaacagcagcagcaacagcagcagcaaccgcaacagcagcaacaacaaattCAACACATGCAACAGCAAattcaacagcaacaacaacagcaaattCAACAGCATCAACAGCAAATTCAACAACAGCAaattcaacaacaacagcagcagcagcagcaaattcaacagcagcagcaaattcaacaacagcagcaaattcaacaacagcaacaaattcaacaacagcagcaaattcaacaacagcagcaaattcaacaacaacaacaacaacaacaacaacaacagcaaattcaacaacagcaacacattcaacaacaacagcaaatgCAGCAACAATTACAACAGCAGCAGATGCAACAGCAGCAGATGCAACAGTTGCAAATGCAAGGTCTCCAGAATCCTCAAGGGCAGCAAGGCATGACAGGACCACAGACCCCGGCTCAAGGCCAATCCCAGGTACACCATCAGCTGCAACAGCAGCAGGGTCAGCAGCAGCATCTACAACAACAG caacagcagcagatgTTGATGATGCTCAAGATGCAGCAAGAGCAGAAGAATCGCATGGCCATCGCTCCAGGAGGTCAACTTCCTCCTCGTGTCGTTGGCAATCAACCTGAGGCACAAAGACTGCCGGTTTCACAGCAAGGGAACATGCCTGTTATGATCAGCCTTCAAGGACATGCAGGCTTAGCGCCGTCACCTGACAAAACAAGAGGAATGCCCCTGATCATAAATCCCCAG CTTGCAGGTACTGCTCGACGAATGTCCCTTCCTGATCCAGGCCAGGGTCCCCAAAGCACTGGATCTGATGAGACAACTTCTGGGATCCACCCCAAGCAGGATAGGCCAAGTGGTGCAGAAATGGCCATGCAGTCTGGAAATGGCACCCAACAGATGATGGCCAACCAGGGCTCCACAACCCACGTGATGAAGCAAGGCCCTGTTCCGTCATCAGTGGCCCAGCACACTGGAGCCAGTCCTCAACAACAATTACCCACTCAACCTCAACAAGGAGCACCCATATCCGGCATTCATTTCCCTAACGTTTCAACAACTTCACAGAGTTCCAGACCAAAAACCCCCAACAGGGCCAGTCCCAGGCCATATCATCACCCCCTCACCCCAACTAATCGTCCACCGAGCACTGAGCCCTCAGAAATCAACCTTTCACCAGAAAGGCTCAATGCTTCAATTGCTGGGCTATTTCCCCCTAAAATCAACATTCCTCTGCCACCCAGACAGGCAAACCTAAACCGAGGATTTGACCAACAAGGCCTTAATCCAACAACATTGAAAGCCATTGGACAGGCGCCTCCAAACTTGACTTTACCAGGCAACAATAGCAACAGTGGAAGTGGTGGAAATAACGCTAGCAACAGTCAACCACCTTTTTCTACTGGTGCGGGTGGGGGAGGCGCTAAACCAGACAAGCAGTCTGGAGGACAGAGTAAAAGGGCCAGTCCTAGCAACAGTCGAAGGTCAAGCCCAGCTTCAAGTCGTAAATCAACCACACCAAGTCCTGGAAGACAGAAAGGTCCTAAAGTGGCCATCACATGCCCTCCCCAACCTCAACAGCTGGTTAATGCTCAGGGGCAAACCATGATGCTAAGCCCCACATCAGTAACACCAAATTCAGTATCGCAATTAAGTGGCAGCATGGAGACACAACAGACTCAGAGTCCCTTCCATGGTTTGCAAGGTAACCCTCCTGAGGGCAGCAGAGAAGGTCAGATAATGATGGCGTCCGAGCAACGTCAGGTATCTCAGCCTCAGCCGCATCCTCAGCCTGTGCGGGAGTTATCGGCTCCACGGATGACAAGTCCTCGTCCTTCCGCTCCTCAGCAGCCGAAATCCGATTTGGAGTTACAAGCAGCGGATAGGCAGTCAACGCTCAAAGCGCCACTGCCAGAGTCTGGAGGAACAGTGGCTGTCAGGTCCGCTCCCACTTCACTCAACCAGCTTCTAGACGTCGCAAACAAACCTCTTCGGCCCGTGCATGGTAATGCGGTTAGGGACGTTATGACAAAAGACAGCCCCAAGTCAGCCATGGATACAGAGAGACAACTTCAGTTAAGTGCAGAAATGCCAGCCCCTGTTGCTACATCTGCCACTCTTACTGAATCAGACACTAAAGCCAAGCCTCCTTTGTCAACTACTACTAGCAGCCACAGCATGCAGCCCAACGTGACCTTCAATACCACCCCCAGCAGCAACGACAACCCTTTATCCTCTCCTGGTATCACTTCCACTTTAAGTACAACTACTAGCCTTTGTTCGACCTTCACTAACACAAATGTTGTCCAGAGTGTAAGCCCTAAACCAGCGACTTCCACTCCGGGCAGTCATCCGTTAGCCGTTAGCAGCGGTTCAAACACCAGCTGTAGTCCAAGCCAAGCCAGCGTGATGCTCAAATCTGGCACGGGCTCGAAACCTATTACAAGTGTTCACTCTGTCATACAGATTCCTGCTTCGTCCAGTTCCATTTCTTCCAACCAGATCACCGTATTTGTCACCCCTAACCCAATGACTTCTGCCCCGACATCTCAAGTTCCTGCATCTATTGTTTCCACAATGGTGGCTCTACCGAACAAAAATATTCGGCCACAGGATATTCGGCATCAGACACCTGTAACTCGACCAGCACAGTTTATCACCACCACCCCTGTGTTATTCAACCCCATTTTTCAAGTCCCGAGTACATCTGTCTCGCCCAATACCACAGTAGTTTCTCAGTCAGTCACTATGATGGGACCCATCCAAGTGTCGACGGCAAACATCCAACTTTCTACTGCCCCGAGTTCCACACAGTCATCAGGGGCAAACATAAGCGCATCTCAACTCGCGAGAAGCACTGTTGGACACCTTCAGACTGTCACCAGTGTGTCCTCAGCTACCCCAATTGGTGCGCATTCAACTCCTCAGCAAATCAACCACAAAACAGAAAATGTAGTTGAAGCTCAAAAATCAAGTCCaccagtcagccagccagctcTTCCAAGCCCTTCAACGTCCTCCTCCTTTCAAGCTCCCATTGCATCTCCACCTTGCTCAAGTCCTAACAGTATGAACGCAGTAAGAAAGGGCCTTGTTTCTGCCGCACCCACTGCCCAAATAAAAAGTAAACCTTTGCAAGTGACCATAGCTCTCTCTGGAACAGCTGATTCCCAAATACCTGCTCAGGTATCCATTGTGGCTGCTCCCCCACAAGTCTTACACCCTTCTGCTAGTCCTGTTGTTCCAACTGAGCCTTCAGTGGCCCAAACCACCGCTGCCACTCCAAACCTTACAACACCGTCAATCTCCTCTTTTGTTTCGGTTCCTGCTCAGGTTACTGTTCCTCCCCAGGCTCCATTGCCTCCTACAACTGTACTGTCAAACTTCACCCAGGCTGCAACGTCTCCAAATCCCATCACCAGTGTAGTTGGTACCACCACTGTGGCCTCCTCTATGACCTTGCTCTCTACAGGCAGTCCAGTTCAAAATCCAGTATCATCTTTGGTTCCAATTGTTGCAAAGCCTGGACTGATTCAGGAGAACCCACCTGCAAATTCCTCTGCTGCTACTGCAAGCAGAGTTCTTTCTCAGACTGGACCTGGGTCTTTTGAACCCACTGTTACACAAGCAGTGGCTCCTGCTGAAACTATTCAGACCACACCAG AATCTGTTCAGCAAGATGTTTCACAAGAGCCAGTTGCTGTTGCGAAGACAA GTGACGAGGTCTTACCAAGTCCTGATCCAGG ATgggcaaagaaaagaaagacgCCCATCAACTTAGTTCCAAG GGCTGCTGTGGAGAAACCCAAGGGGCCCAGTAGACGCAGCTCACGAGCTGAGAAGGAGGTGGAGGAAGAGCCGGTAACAGAAAGTGCTGTCAGGAAGAGATCAGCACGGCCCGGAACGACTGCTGCGGCTGTTGTTAAAG AAACTGGAGCCAGTCCCACCCAGGCCAAACGAAGGAAGTCAAAATAG